The Naumovozyma dairenensis CBS 421 chromosome 1, complete genome genomic interval AAATATCGTTGACATGCCAATCGACGATGCTTTTACCCTTACGCAGTAACGGTTCCaattcatctaataatttatcttcatcaacgATATGTGATTTTCTACCTTTATCATATCCTTCATAACAATCATTCTCTTTGGCAAAATCTGATATGTTATAATATGCGTACTCCGGTAATCTACGTTGTAATAATTCACATGTAGTGGATTTCCCAGATCCAGGTGTTCCAGtgattaataaatttggtTCGTACCTTCTTGAATTATCTGTTGTCATATTATCAGAagtatttctttcttttcgaAGTATAGGGTTAGTACTTTGGAAGCTTTCAACGAAAGAAAGTAAAATTATATACAAGATTATTTGCTTTTATTCTATTCAGAGTGAAATTATATATCTTATTCCATCGATGTGCTTCGAGTATCTAcgtaaagaatatattttcattctttttttcaattaagTCCCACTATgctaaaaaaaataagatatCTCTGAAGAAGGGAAAATGACAGAACAAGAATGAAGAACAAGACAGTTCTCGAAAACTTAACTAAGACAGACAAAAGGTAATTTATAAGAAGGCTCTAACATCCGATCATATTTTACCGTACCTCGATATACTCTGTTTATAATCGCAACAGCATTCAGACCCAGGAACAACTCCATTAATTAAGATCGGAAAGCAACATGGATAAATTCGGTTTAGAAGCACTCGTCCCCCTTATCAAGCCTGATGACAAGGAACTTTCCAAGATATATGATCATTCCATGACACTGGGAGCGGATCTAACGTCCATGCTACATTCCCTAGGGATTCCTCGTGATTCTAAAAGACATCGTGTCTTAGATACTTTCCAATCACCATGGGCAGAAACGTCAAGAAGTGAAGTGGAACCGACTTTCTTCATCCCAGATTCATTCACTCATATTCCTGATGTCCTACAATCAAACACGAAGGATACACCGCCAAGTTTTGATTCAGTACAGAAGGATCAACAACGTGTAGCGTTATTCCAAGATgaaactttattttatctatTTTATAAACATCCTGGGACAGTTATTCAAGAACTGACATATTTAGAACTAAGGAAACGTAACTGGAGGTATCATAAGACCCTAAAGGCATGGTTGACTAAGGACCCCATGATGGAACCAGTGGTGTCGAATGATGGACTAAGTGAACGAGGATCATATGTGTTTTTTGACCCCCAAAGGTGGGAAAAATGTCAAAGAGAATTCCTATTGTTTTATAACGCTattatgtaaatatttttcccGATTTTcgtattttcatcattatagATTAAGTATTTTTACGTATACATCTTAgtctatatatttacatgatatatttttcatacgtatggaattttttcaaagcaTTATATTGTCATCATTACTTTGCATCTAGACTTTAACTGCATGATATCTCTTACCACGGAACCCAGCAATAtacatattatattgataAACCTCTTGAGGATCCATGTCGTTTAACTCCCATTTGGTACTTCCAAATACATTTTTAGTTGGTTTCATCAACATATCAACTTCTTTCCCATATGTTTCTTGTacaatatcaatatcttttaataaatcCTGCTTATTGAATCCTGTAGTGAAAATAGCACATTTAGTATCCAATAATGCCTTCATAGTTTCTCCCATCCAACTCTTTGTATTTTCAGGTGATGCAAACCCTGGATGGAAAGTAAAAAACACATCATTATATGAATCATATGGAAAAAAATCTCGAGCATTATGTAAAGTATGGAAGAAATCGGTATGATATACAAGATTTAATCTCTCATCAATTCTCTTAACAATACGGTTAGGTCTTATTTCCGTCATACTACCACTAGTAGTAGTGTTAGTTTCCTCAGCGTtcatgttgttgttattcATCAACACACTACATTCTGGTCCAATGAAATTTATTTCGAAATTTTGGAATGGGAATAAATAACTAAATTGTTTCCATATATGTTCTGGTAATTGACTTTCTGCTCTAGCACCCAATATGAAAATTCTCATGGGACGTTCCTTGGtggtttcaaattcattatgCCTTAAACTGTATTTCAAAGCAGCAATTGACTTCAACCCCTCTAAAGTAATAGGTCCATTTGGTTCTAAAGCATATGGACAATATTTATGTAATATGGAAGCTATCGTGATTGGATAACTTAACATCTTAGTGACTGTAGCTAATTGGAACTCAGAATCCATTGATACAAACTGTCTTGTGTAAAAAAACATATCCCAATTATTCATACTCACTGCACAATCATGGTCTTGGCTTTGGGGGAATTCAAACTCAGGGAATGATCTACCACTTCTTAAATCATGCTCAAAAACGTTAACTTTCTTAAGAATATcgtatattttattttgatgataatttgTATCATTTTCCCAAGCTTCCTTTGAGTGATGTGTGGGAATACCTGAAATAGGACATGTataattgatttctttgcCTGTCACTGGACATTTAGCTAATGCTCTAATTCTAGCAGCTCTTTCACGCAAATCTGGTGAAGGCGATTGATCCCATGGATGGAATCTATTCTCAAATGCCGGTTCATTGGGAGATGGTGGTGGTTCCATACCAAGAGCATTTTTCACAAACCCAACAAAGTGGCGATTACTAAACTTTTGATAATTATTCTTGAAGTATGATATTGAACACTCTTGTAACGGTATGCTTTTCAAGATCATGTTTGCCGTTGTCATGTTTCCTGTTTTGACTGCCAACATTGCAATGGAAAAGGGCAAGTTAAAAAGCAAATATATGACTTGTTTACTTAATCTTTAACCTTATAAACTAGttgggaaaaaaaatactcaATTTTGTTGCTTGGTACTTGAGTTGACAGttatgtatatgtatattagTTGCCAACCTTTGTCAATATAAATTGCTACTACTAACTTTCACCCCCCTTACAGGTTCGCgccaaaagaaaaacaacaCTTCAAGAAACGTCAGTAAAAATATCCactattattttattgattgGTTGTTGTTTCGATCTAAGAGTCGTTACATTACATTCTTGCCTTAAATAAATGGCTGGATTAGAAtctataataaattattcattatattacacaagaaaaaatggttGAAAGTTCATCGTATTTGTTTCCAGACTAATTTGATCTATGATTTAGACTAACTTGATCTATGACTTTGATTCTCATACAGTTCGATAATTTGTTCTGATGATGTTGCATCTTCTACACCTTTGTCTTCTCTAATACGAATGAATCTTGGGAATCTCAATGACACACCTTTATCATATGCTGAGCTCCCTGCTTTATAGATAGGTGATAGTGAAAGGTCTGCCGTTAGCACTTCgaataataaagatggtTCAAACCATACGTCTGGTTCAGCACTAGAATCATAAATATAGGTGGCCTTTGGACCATCGATAACCGTtgctttcaatttctcGTGTAATTGTTGTAACATCTCATCTGAAAACCCTGTACCAATTTTGCAGCATGTTTCAAATTCACCtgtattatcattataacAACCAAGTAAAAACCCACCATATGTACCTGTTCTTTTGCCTCTACCATAATATGCACCTAGGACACATAAATCTAATGAATCTCCTATACCTTCTAGataatctttcttcaattttaacCAATTACGAGATCTTTTACTTGGTTCGTAATGTGATTCTTCACCTTCAAGCATCTTAACCATTAAGCCTTCACAAGAATCATTTACGGATTGATCTAagaatttttgtaattcatcTAAATTAGATGTGGTTAATTCGGTAGCGTATTGAAATTCTCCGGGTGCGGGAGTAGTCACCCTATGTAGTATCTCTCTTCTTTCCTTTAAACTATAGTTTATCAATTTATTAGAGTTATGACAAAGAATATCAAATgcaaataaacaaactCTTACTTTCACATCTTTCGCTAACACATCTTTACGTTTTCTTGTACTCAATACTTGAAAGGGTAAtatcttttgttgttctttatCCCATGCAACAGCTTCACAATCCAAGATCAAAGTCTTTGTTTCATTCCTATCTTTAACGAAATCACCAATATGAATCTCAGGATACCTTTCAGTCATATTTTCACCATTTCTAGAATAGATCCTCATAGTCCCATCTTCCAATAAATGTACTTGAGCTCTCTCACcatcatatttatattctgAAGTAAAAGTTTCACCTTGAAATCTATCcaagatttcattaattgcCTTTGTTGGTTTAGCCAACATAGGTTTTAATGGGATCCCAGGTCTTAAGGAACAATGTTCATTCAAGTTCATAATCCCGTATTGAAGGCAAGaattaataacaatttCATAATTGGGTACTTGACAAAATGCGTCTCTAATTTTCCCCTCAGCAGTTTCCAATAATTCCATATCAAAATCCTTATTAGcatcaaattctttaacTAACAGTGCTTTagataatgaaatcaaGACAGTCTTCTCGGCTAACCCAATTCTCAATTTAGATTCCAAAGATCTAATCAAAAATTTGGCCTCCACACCATCTTCACAAGCTGTCAACATCCTCTTAATCAATTTAATCTTCTTAGTCTGACTATCTTTCCCCGCAGCCTTTGcaatcattttcaaattattgaaaacttcCCCTACAGTCAATGGTTTTGGTTTAAACATAGTAGGTTGTACATTCCTAGCTTCCAACGCAATCTGACCCAAATCACCTAATTCTCTATATTGTGCTCTAATTTGTGTCAATGATTTCCCACATGATTCACTAATCGTCTTCATGAGTAATCCTTCCCCGAGACCCAATTCAAGACCAGGTTCATAGTCTGGTCCTAATTTGTTAATGAATAGATACGTTACGGGGATCAAGTTTTGTGGGTcttgtttcattatcttGATTAAAAAGTCTGAACATAGTTTGATTATGGAGAGACGGGAGGATGTAGTTTCTATTTCTTGGAATAATTGGCAAACTTCTTTATATGGGATGGCACATAAAAATGGCTTACTTACGGCAGTCTTAGGGTCTAATGTGTGATCTGCTACGATTGGTGTTGGTGTAGTCGATGCTGATGCTGATGCAGGGGAGGATGAGCGTTCagtatttaattttattggTGATTTGGGTTTACTTTCTGCCATTATACttggagaagaagaagatgttgaTAAACGTATTTTTTTTCGTGGAATTGAGTCGGAATCATCCttgttttcttcctttgtttcttctttactttcatttttgaGTGCAGTATCCTTTGTAGGTTTCTTGTGATTTATTGAAGAGAAGAATCTTCCCAAAGTAGCCTGTTGTTTCCTACCTTTACTGacattattttctcttgctgatgatgatgatgatgatgatgatgatgatggtgtTGCTGGAGGCATAGTTATATAACGTATTGGTCGTAAATTTGGTAAAAGGATCCTAGTAGTACCCAATTGTCTTAACATATATAACGACCAGATCCAATGGTTCTTGATTACCTATTTCAATGAACccaattatttattttgtcTGTTTGTAATTGAATGAAACTCAAAGTGAATCAATTTCCATCAAACGGTTTCGCTATTGGCGTTTTTTTGGTGTCGCAACGCGTGATTGAATAAAAGTGAAGataaactatatatatataataaatacaaaGACTAACGGAACGTAATGTTACATGGACTAGGACTAGGATTAGAGGTGTCTGAAGCAATCTTGTCGTCTTTTCTCTTAGAGACAAATGCGCTAAGGAATATCCAAGCAGATATGACGATATTGTTAGAGACAATAGAGAAGATCCTACGATCTGAATCTTTTCAGAATAAAGATACCACGATTACAAAGGAAACCATCTTAATGATTCAACGATATATGGATTTGTTCATTAAAGAAGCTGTTATTCGATCATACGAAAATAAAGTTGCCACGCAGGTCGAagattttgatgatgaagaggatGCTGATGAGGAAGATAAGACTATTGAATTGACACATTTGGATCTGGAGCGGATTGTTGGATTGTTGCTTATGGAATTATGATATACGAAAATAGACACATATTATATCATTCGAGTATCTCTAGGGACCATTGACTGGGTTTTATTCTCTTAATTAATTATGCTAACTGAACTATAGGTGTTTCAAAGACACACATCTGAATTAgggaatatatatagacgATATTACATATTCGATGCACTCATAGCATATGTCGAAGCATCATGGACCCATATAATCAAGGTCGAACCCTCGTATAGGCAACTCCTTCACACAGTTATGCAGAAATTGTTTAAGAGCTCTTTTTTATGAAAAATCCTCTATGTAAGAAATAATCAGATAAATGGTGGAAGatacatataatatctACTGTCATAAATAGAAGTCTCATACGAAAACACTTgtctttttgaaaaatctcgttaataaatatacatacacattatatatatatatatatattactataTGTTGATGACAATATgtgattttattattgCATCATAGATTActtaaaaaagaaaaaaaaaattctgAATATGATTTTATCGATTATACTTCCATTCTTGcaatatcatatcatatgCCTTATCGTAGTTGAATAACtgtcaaaaaaaaaagggcGGTTTTATTAGGAAGTTAGGGAAAAAAAGAGATGCTATTTAGGGAAAAGCAACAAAAAAACCAAACTAccttttttcatttttcgCTCTTAACAAAAAATACAGTATTTCTGTTTTTGAAgggaaatatttttaaatcaATCATTGCTGTTGAAGATTCTTAATAATGTAGTAGCGATAGTTAAGATGTTGGAGGATTAAACACATTATTGGTTTAAATGAAGGATTGGTAgatagaaagaaaaaaggaaaaaaattagtgATGATAGTAAATTTGTAGTAATAGGAGAAATAAACGCATGATGGATAATAATGGTGCTGTTGATGAGTTAACGTcaaaggaaagaaaaaaaagtaaaatgaataattattatagCGAATAGAAAGAGAGAAAGAGAGAAAAAAGGAAAGGGAAAAAATGAGATGAGTGAAAAAGGAACTTTTATGAAATGTATAATTGAAGTTGATAATGGAATTGATATGAGAATGATTAACATGACGATTAATATTACAAGTTCTGttgtattgtttttttttgttttttttgtttttttagAATTTTATTGGGCATTCATTCATTCGTTTATTCATTCTATCATTCgttgatttattttatgataatatatttatgtaACAATGGGGAAAAGCTTCCAATTCATCTCATGTCCTTTCTTTaaatagtttttttttcctgattcatttcaaaattgTGGATGTTCACCATTATGTTGAGGTATCATTTGTTGTGGATGTGGTTGTGCTTGTTGATACTGTAcatgttgttgttgttgctgcaTTTGAGGAGCTACCTGTTGATACTGTTGTTGTGGAGTTGgtatttgttgttgtggataattttgttgttgttggtgttgctgttgttgcaTAAATTGTTGACGTTGATGAGGAGGAGGCATTTGGGTGAATTGTGGATTCTGTTGTTGCGGAGGAGGAACAAATGTACcgttattgttattattattattattgttattattcatatCATTGTGAGGTATTTGTGgtatttgttgttgctcTATTGGGAATGGAATTGGTACATTAGCTTCATTTTCTGCTACATATAAAGATTTATCAATGGTACCTGGGATAGCTGCAATTTCTGTACCTAATTCTTGTTCAATTTTGTATAAATTGAAACGATCATTccaattaattaaattaattgCTAAACCTAAATGACCGAATCTACCTGATCTACCAATACGATGTAAATATGTTTCTGAAGTTTTTGGGAAATCGAAATTTATCACCACGTTAACAGCTTGAATATCAATACCTCTAGTTAAAAGATCGGAACAAACCAAAGTACGAACTTTCCCTTGACGGAATTCATGGAATActctatttctttcttgttgtttcaTTCTTGCATGAGAATAATAACATGAATAACCTAAAtcagtaatttttttggcTAACAATTCCACACGATTTGtagaattacaaaagatAATTGCTTGAttaatttgtaattttgaaaataaagtatTTAAACAATGTAATTTTTGTCTTTCTTCTACAAATGCATAAAATTGAGTGATCCCTTTCAAAGTCAATTCATCCatcaaattaatttcataaggattatttaaatgttTGACCATAAATTCTTTCACAGTCAATGGGAAAGTGGCACTAAACAATAAAGATTGATGTTTCTTTggtaaaaaaattaaaatttgttcaataatTGTCTTAAAATCACGAGATAACATTTTATCAGCTTCATCCATGATGAAAAGAGAACAATCTGATAAATCTGCAACTTTCCTCGATGCCAAATCTAAGACTCTACCTGGAGTACCAACTAGAACATGAACAGTTTCATTTAATCTCAATATATCATCTCTTAAATTAGTACCACCTGTGGTGACCATACAAGAGATACCACAATGTTTCCCCAATGTTCTTACTACTTGAGAAGTTTGTAATGCCAATTCTCTCGTTGGTACCATTATTAAAGCTTGAATCTTGTTTAAGTTTGGTTTAATTCTTTCTAAAGTTGGGATAACGAAAGCAGCAGTTTTACCGGTACCATTTTTAGCTCTAGCAAGGATATCTCTTCCAGTGATAGCGATTGGGATGGATTCTTCTTGGATTGGTGAAGGTTTTTCGAATCCTGCTTCGAAGATACCCATTAAAAGTTCTCTTTTTAGAAAGAAATCTTCAAATGTGTTACCCTTTGTGTTCAAGACATCTTCAGTTTGTGGTCTTGTGTCTTTTTTGGGGATGTTTAGTGAGTTTTTCCAATCTTCTGGGTTTGTTTCTGTTGTAATAGTACTCATTATTAGGAGGCGATTATTTTTCtgtttgtttcttttttttcaaataaaagatGAATAATGTTATATATTGTCACAGCAGGATTGTAGTGATTGAGTTTATTCTAGATGTGTATAAgttgtatttgtatttgtatttgtatttcGACGCTCTAAACAATTGGTTGAGGGAGGGAGTCAAAATAAATGTACGTATATGTATAGCTGTGAGCAAATGGACAAAGATacaataaacaaacaaatatgGGTAATAAGTACAGTTAAGTAAAGTTAGGCAGATGAACTGTAGATGGAGAGGCTTCGGTGTTTTGTATGTGAGTGTTTTCTTCTGTTGCTTGTTAAATCGTTGAGAAcactatactatactatactatactatactatactatactatactatactatactatactatacgTAAAAGCTTTCAATGATTGTTTTCTGTAAAGCTTAGGTAAATTTTTCCTTGATGAGAACTTTCTGGTGGCGGCGAGCGAAGGGAGTTACCGTGGtgttttttttcctttctctCTCTACCCGAATGGGACAGATGTTGCGCGGTTGCGGTTGCCTCCGTGTGTCACGTGGGTTGATAACACAATGGACTCGTGCCCAGTGATAATGTGTCCAAGATTCCAGAACACCAAAAAGGAAAACCTTTTTGACACAGACGTAGACAGCCAACTGCCAATGTCTTGCCAACCCATGTCCTTGAGCTTACCTTACAAGATGCTTACCTACGTTTTGTCTTTCCTGAGTActttcaaaagataaagGAGGTATTCTCAAGATTCGTGATCGTTAAAGAATTGAGCTCTTGGCGATCCCTTTAGTCATGAACACAACCGTAAGATTCTTAACTAGAATACATAAATGTTACACAACCCatagatatattttatagAATCAACTGTTCTCTATAAGAACCTTTACCTTTCCATAGATGAGAGTCTCGTTCCATTTTTGACATCCTGGCTCATTTTTAGGCTAAgttaatatttattatacaaGAACTACTGGGTACATCTGAGGGAGACACACTTAACGGTACGGACATATAAAAATGGCATCCATATAGGCCCAAACAATAATTTAAAGAGGGGATATACAAACCATTAACATTAGAGGTGAAAGAGAGTGCATGTAGGAGGGTTCCACAATATTTAGAAGTATGGAAATTCGCTCgataattttctttgaaagaatttcTTTGGGGAGTCAAGTTTAGCAAATTAACAGATGAACAACTGAACAAATTTATGAACTTTAAATTCGCGACCACGTAGCTTCGCCCCTCTGCTGGGGGGGAATTAGACGTCGTTTTTAATGAGTACATATAGACTTAGTATCTTTTCGAGGTTTCTAAGAATAAAATCCGGACAATGGGGTAGTGTTTATCGCAGAAGTAATAGTAGGAGAACCATTTAGCGGGTTAAAAGTCTGGCCGGCCAGCCACCGACACTTTATGACTTTAAGTGGTTCAAAATACCTTTGTATGTACGTAAATCATctaatattcattatttacTTAGTTCTGTGTTTTTGTTACGCGTTAAAAAATCGTTGGGTTTGTTTCTCGCGTTTTGAAATGAAACAGCTCTATTTTCTACTCGATCGAGAGAGCAGATCCATCTGTCGAAGTTGGACTTTGAGTGGCTCGAGGTTGAATCTAGGCTCCAAAGAGACTCCAATACTCATGCATGGCATGCCATTCTTTTAAACTGCATCGTATCTTACTTTGATTTGCATACttatgtttattatttatcattaaa includes:
- the CDC36 gene encoding CCR4-NOT core subunit CDC36 (similar to Saccharomyces cerevisiae CDC36 (YDL165W); ancestral locus Anc_7.347) encodes the protein MDKFGLEALVPLIKPDDKELSKIYDHSMTLGADLTSMLHSLGIPRDSKRHRVLDTFQSPWAETSRSEVEPTFFIPDSFTHIPDVLQSNTKDTPPSFDSVQKDQQRVALFQDETLFYLFYKHPGTVIQELTYLELRKRNWRYHKTLKAWLTKDPMMEPVVSNDGLSERGSYVFFDPQRWEKCQREFLLFYNAIM
- the NDAI0A01930 gene encoding uncharacterized protein (similar to Saccharomyces cerevisiae MSS51 (YLR203C); ancestral locus Anc_7.346), which encodes MLAVKTGNMTTANMILKSIPLQECSISYFKNNYQKFSNRHFVGFVKNALGMEPPPSPNEPAFENRFHPWDQSPSPDLRERAARIRALAKCPVTGKEINYTCPISGIPTHHSKEAWENDTNYHQNKIYDILKKVNVFEHDLRSGRSFPEFEFPQSQDHDCAVSMNNWDMFFYTRQFVSMDSEFQLATVTKMLSYPITIASILHKYCPYALEPNGPITLEGLKSIAALKYSLRHNEFETTKERPMRIFILGARAESQLPEHIWKQFSYLFPFQNFEINFIGPECSVLMNNNNMNAEETNTTTSGSMTEIRPNRIVKRIDERLNLVYHTDFFHTLHNARDFFPYDSYNDVFFTFHPGFASPENTKSWMGETMKALLDTKCAIFTTGFNKQDLLKDIDIVQETYGKEVDMLMKPTKNVFGSTKWELNDMDPQEVYQYNMYIAGFRGKRYHAVKV
- the CDC9 gene encoding DNA ligase (ATP) CDC9 (similar to Saccharomyces cerevisiae CDC9 (YDL164C); ancestral locus Anc_7.343) translates to MLRQLGTTRILLPNLRPIRYITMPPATPSSSSSSSSSSARENNVSKGRKQQATLGRFFSSINHKKPTKDTALKNESKEETKEENKDDSDSIPRKKIRLSTSSSSPSIMAESKPKSPIKLNTERSSSPASASASTTPTPIVADHTLDPKTAVSKPFLCAIPYKEVCQLFQEIETTSSRLSIIKLCSDFLIKIMKQDPQNLIPVTYLFINKLGPDYEPGLELGLGEGLLMKTISESCGKSLTQIRAQYRELGDLGQIALEARNVQPTMFKPKPLTVGEVFNNLKMIAKAAGKDSQTKKIKLIKRMLTACEDGVEAKFLIRSLESKLRIGLAEKTVLISLSKALLVKEFDANKDFDMELLETAEGKIRDAFCQVPNYEIVINSCLQYGIMNLNEHCSLRPGIPLKPMLAKPTKAINEILDRFQGETFTSEYKYDGERAQVHLLEDGTMRIYSRNGENMTERYPEIHIGDFVKDRNETKTLILDCEAVAWDKEQQKILPFQVLSTRKRKDVLAKDVKVRVCLFAFDILCHNSNKLINYSLKERREILHRVTTPAPGEFQYATELTTSNLDELQKFLDQSVNDSCEGLMVKMLEGEESHYEPSKRSRNWLKLKKDYLEGIGDSLDLCVLGAYYGRGKRTGTYGGFLLGCYNDNTGEFETCCKIGTGFSDEMLQQLHEKLKATVIDGPKATYIYDSSAEPDVWFEPSLLFEVLTADLSLSPIYKAGSSAYDKGVSLRFPRFIRIREDKGVEDATSSEQIIELYENQSHRSS
- the MHF2 gene encoding Mhf2p (similar to Saccharomyces cerevisiae YDL160C-A; ancestral locus Anc_7.341), which codes for MLHGLGLGLEVSEAILSSFLLETNALRNIQADMTILLETIEKILRSESFQNKDTTITKETILMIQRYMDLFIKEAVIRSYENKVATQVEDFDDEEDADEEDKTIELTHLDLERIVGLLLMEL
- the DHH1 gene encoding DExD/H-box ATP-dependent RNA helicase DHH1 (similar to Saccharomyces cerevisiae DHH1 (YDL160C); ancestral locus Anc_7.336), whose protein sequence is MSTITTETNPEDWKNSLNIPKKDTRPQTEDVLNTKGNTFEDFFLKRELLMGIFEAGFEKPSPIQEESIPIAITGRDILARAKNGTGKTAAFVIPTLERIKPNLNKIQALIMVPTRELALQTSQVVRTLGKHCGISCMVTTGGTNLRDDILRLNETVHVLVGTPGRVLDLASRKVADLSDCSLFIMDEADKMLSRDFKTIIEQILIFLPKKHQSLLFSATFPLTVKEFMVKHLNNPYEINLMDELTLKGITQFYAFVEERQKLHCLNTLFSKLQINQAIIFCNSTNRVELLAKKITDLGYSCYYSHARMKQQERNRVFHEFRQGKVRTLVCSDLLTRGIDIQAVNVVINFDFPKTSETYLHRIGRSGRFGHLGLAINLINWNDRFNLYKIEQELGTEIAAIPGTIDKSLYVAENEANVPIPFPIEQQQIPQIPHNDMNNNNNNNNNNNGTFVPPPQQQNPQFTQMPPPHQRQQFMQQQQHQQQQNYPQQQIPTPQQQYQQVAPQMQQQQQHVQYQQAQPHPQQMIPQHNGEHPQF